The following coding sequences lie in one Nocardioides sambongensis genomic window:
- a CDS encoding TetR/AcrR family transcriptional regulator has product MSEAADHPAPRRRRTQAERSTATRARILTATADCLLERGHQATTISEVQQRTGLARGTIQHHFPTRADLLVAALSHLVDVRIAQFRAESARISPGADRMHAVVDLILRDLTSPIFFAALELWVAARTDADLRRALLPEEARLFAALHSLYRETLGEPYASDERVETLVEFTVDLVTGLTMTTMLTGDDGRRQAVARRWKRALTILIGSAPASDLLTGRPLDQPASTDPGPAVQPGTRSGRVDP; this is encoded by the coding sequence GTGAGCGAGGCAGCCGACCACCCCGCGCCGCGCCGCCGGAGGACCCAGGCCGAGCGCAGCACCGCCACCCGCGCCCGGATCCTCACCGCCACCGCCGACTGCCTGCTCGAGCGCGGTCACCAGGCGACCACGATCTCCGAGGTGCAGCAGCGGACCGGCCTGGCGCGCGGCACCATCCAGCACCACTTCCCCACCCGCGCGGACCTGCTCGTCGCCGCCCTCTCCCACCTCGTCGACGTGCGGATCGCGCAGTTCCGCGCGGAGTCCGCGCGGATCTCCCCGGGGGCGGACCGGATGCACGCGGTGGTCGACCTGATCCTGCGGGACCTGACCAGTCCGATCTTCTTCGCCGCCCTGGAGCTGTGGGTGGCCGCCCGCACCGACGCGGACCTGCGCCGCGCGCTGCTGCCCGAGGAGGCCCGCCTCTTCGCGGCGCTGCACAGCCTCTACCGGGAGACCCTCGGCGAGCCCTACGCCTCCGACGAGCGGGTGGAGACGCTGGTCGAGTTCACCGTCGACCTGGTCACCGGCCTGACCATGACCACGATGCTGACCGGCGACGACGGCCGGCGCCAGGCGGTGGCTCGCCGCTGGAAGCGAGCACTCACCATCCTGATCGGCTCCGCACCGGCCTCCGACCTGCTCACCGGCCGGCCGCTCGACCAGCCCGCGTCCACCGACCCGGGGCCGGCCGTGCAGCCCGGGACCCGATCGGGCAGGGTGGACCCGTGA
- a CDS encoding YidH family protein produces MSDRSRWPGWVYSTGEEPDYRFSFANERTFLAWIRTALALLAAAVAVDVVNLDISRGMQVVLVTLLAVLGMVAAIASWVRWALSERSIRERRPLPSFGFAVLVAIGLVVAGIVFLLASL; encoded by the coding sequence GTGAGCGATCGATCCCGGTGGCCAGGTTGGGTCTACTCGACGGGCGAGGAGCCCGACTACCGCTTCAGCTTCGCCAACGAGCGCACGTTCCTGGCCTGGATCCGCACCGCGCTCGCCCTGCTCGCCGCCGCCGTCGCCGTCGACGTGGTGAACCTCGACATCAGTCGCGGGATGCAGGTCGTCCTGGTCACCCTGCTGGCCGTCCTGGGCATGGTCGCGGCCATCGCGTCGTGGGTGCGGTGGGCCCTCTCCGAACGCTCGATCCGGGAGCGGCGACCGCTGCCGTCCTTCGGCTTCGCCGTGCTGGTCGCGATCGGTCTCGTGGTCGCCGGCATCGTCTTCCTCCTCGCCAGCCTCTGA
- a CDS encoding LysR family transcriptional regulator: MALGSHVPELRALELLVTVARLGSLGAAAAELGISQQAASSRLRTMESLVGEPLLHRSARGSVLTPTGELVVQWAGRVLEAAHELDAGITALRSDRRGHLAVAASLTIAEHLLPGWLVGWRAQQIRSGRQPTEVTMTATNSDKVAAMVAAGEAVLGFVEGPDAPGGLSRRLVGTDELVVVVGADHPWVRRPRRRVTIETLAATPLVVREAGSGTRSVLERALAGRPQVAPALELSSTASVRAAVSAGAGPAALGARAVGEDLAMGRLVRIEVTGLDLTRRLHAVWKAGAHPPEGPARDLVAWAAASSTRS, encoded by the coding sequence ATGGCACTGGGCTCCCACGTTCCCGAGCTCCGGGCGCTGGAGCTGCTGGTGACGGTGGCCCGCCTGGGCAGCCTCGGCGCCGCCGCCGCCGAGCTCGGCATCAGCCAGCAGGCGGCCTCCTCCCGGCTGCGGACCATGGAGTCGCTGGTGGGCGAGCCGCTGCTGCACCGGAGCGCGCGCGGCTCGGTGCTCACGCCGACCGGCGAGCTGGTGGTGCAGTGGGCGGGCCGGGTGCTCGAGGCCGCCCACGAGCTCGACGCCGGGATCACCGCGTTGCGCTCGGACCGCCGCGGACACCTGGCCGTGGCGGCCAGCCTGACCATCGCCGAGCACCTGCTGCCGGGGTGGCTGGTGGGGTGGCGGGCCCAGCAGATCCGCTCGGGACGCCAGCCGACCGAGGTCACCATGACCGCCACCAACAGCGACAAGGTGGCCGCGATGGTGGCGGCCGGCGAGGCGGTGCTGGGCTTCGTCGAGGGCCCCGACGCCCCGGGTGGCCTCAGCCGTCGACTGGTCGGCACCGACGAGCTCGTCGTGGTGGTGGGCGCCGACCACCCGTGGGTACGACGTCCGCGGCGCCGGGTCACCATCGAGACGCTGGCCGCGACGCCACTGGTGGTCCGCGAGGCCGGCTCCGGCACCCGCAGCGTGCTGGAGCGCGCGCTGGCCGGACGCCCGCAGGTCGCCCCCGCGCTGGAGCTGTCCAGCACGGCGTCGGTGCGCGCCGCGGTCTCGGCCGGGGCCGGCCCGGCCGCGCTCGGCGCCCGAGCGGTCGGTGAGGACCTGGCGATGGGTCGCTTGGTGCGGATCGAGGTGACCGGCCTCGACCTGACCCGGCGCCTGCACGCGGTGTGGAAGGCTGGCGCCCACCCGCCGGAGGGACCGGCGCGGGACCTGGTCGCCTGGGCGGCGGCCAGCAGCACGCGCAGCTGA
- a CDS encoding NAD(P)/FAD-dependent oxidoreductase translates to MARRGSRGWPHGAWEGSVLGSLWLDTADRPAPRPTLTEDAEVDLLVVGAGFTGLWTALRAVERAPGTTVLVIEADRIAEHATGRNGGFCEASLTHGEDNGRSRWPADYDELHRLGVENLDAIEATVARYDIDCGFARGGALTVATSEHQVGWLEPETEGFLDAAAVREMVDSPTYLGGRFEPDETAVVDPARLAWGLARAAEEQGVRIAERTRLERLRRERRGVLAETGDGVRIRARRVALATNVFPGPLRRTRWSVVPVYDYVLATEPLSEEQLAAIGWDPALGVADAGNQFHYYRITPDRRILWGGYDAIYHFGRSIDPDHEDRPATYRRLAEHFAATFPQLEGVRFTHRWAGVIDTSTRFCAFYGTAHRGRTAYATGFTGLGVGASRFAGDVLLDLLAGKRTERTGTAMVRQRVVPFPPEPLAWIGIQVTRWSLAREDRTGRRNLWLRVLDRFGLGFDS, encoded by the coding sequence ATGGCACGCAGGGGCTCGCGCGGATGGCCGCACGGCGCGTGGGAGGGCTCGGTGCTGGGCTCGCTGTGGCTCGACACCGCCGACCGGCCGGCGCCGCGGCCGACGCTGACCGAGGACGCCGAGGTCGACCTGCTGGTGGTCGGCGCCGGGTTCACCGGGCTGTGGACGGCGCTGCGCGCGGTGGAGCGCGCGCCGGGCACCACCGTCCTGGTGATCGAGGCCGATCGCATCGCCGAGCACGCGACCGGTCGCAACGGAGGATTCTGCGAGGCATCGCTCACCCACGGCGAGGACAACGGTCGCTCGCGCTGGCCCGCGGACTACGACGAGCTGCACCGGCTCGGAGTGGAGAACCTGGACGCCATCGAGGCGACCGTCGCGCGCTACGACATCGACTGCGGCTTCGCCCGCGGCGGCGCGCTGACCGTCGCCACCAGCGAGCACCAGGTCGGATGGCTGGAGCCGGAGACCGAGGGATTCCTCGACGCCGCCGCGGTCCGGGAGATGGTCGACTCGCCGACCTACCTCGGCGGACGCTTCGAACCCGACGAGACCGCCGTGGTCGACCCGGCGCGGCTGGCCTGGGGGCTCGCCCGTGCCGCCGAGGAGCAGGGGGTGCGGATCGCCGAGCGGACCCGGCTCGAGCGGCTGCGCAGGGAGCGGCGTGGGGTGCTCGCAGAGACCGGCGACGGCGTGCGGATCCGGGCTCGCCGGGTGGCGCTGGCGACCAACGTCTTCCCGGGGCCGCTGCGTCGTACCCGATGGTCGGTGGTGCCGGTCTACGACTACGTCCTGGCCACCGAGCCGCTCTCCGAGGAGCAGTTGGCCGCGATCGGCTGGGATCCGGCGCTCGGCGTCGCCGACGCGGGCAACCAGTTCCACTACTACCGGATCACCCCGGACCGGCGGATCCTCTGGGGCGGCTACGACGCGATCTACCACTTCGGCCGCTCGATCGATCCCGACCACGAGGACCGTCCGGCGACCTACCGACGCCTCGCCGAGCACTTCGCCGCCACCTTCCCGCAGCTCGAGGGCGTCCGGTTCACCCACCGCTGGGCTGGCGTGATCGACACCTCCACGCGCTTCTGTGCCTTCTACGGCACCGCGCACCGCGGCCGCACGGCGTATGCGACCGGCTTCACCGGGCTGGGGGTGGGCGCCTCGCGCTTCGCCGGTGACGTGCTGCTGGACCTGCTCGCCGGTAAGCGCACGGAGCGGACCGGGACCGCGATGGTGCGGCAGCGGGTGGTGCCGTTCCCGCCCGAGCCGCTCGCCTGGATCGGCATCCAGGTCACCCGTTGGTCGCTGGCGCGGGAGGACCGCACCGGGCGTCGCAACCTCTGGCTGCGCGTGCTGGACCGCTTCGGGCTCGGATTCGACTCCTGA
- a CDS encoding DUF202 domain-containing protein, producing MVTDTGLSNERTALAWQRTALSLMVAAAVMGRLTFGRLGLVAVGPLGIATVLSAWVFLESRGRYEDATRRRLRPRPRGGRAPLALAVAVVLIGATEIAAFLTATET from the coding sequence ATGGTCACCGACACCGGACTCTCCAACGAGCGCACCGCGCTCGCCTGGCAGCGCACCGCGCTCTCCCTGATGGTGGCCGCAGCGGTGATGGGCCGGCTCACCTTCGGGCGGCTGGGCCTGGTGGCGGTCGGCCCGCTCGGGATCGCCACCGTGCTCTCCGCATGGGTCTTCCTGGAGAGCCGGGGCCGCTACGAGGACGCCACCAGGCGCCGCCTGCGACCGCGTCCGCGCGGCGGGCGGGCGCCGCTCGCCCTCGCCGTCGCCGTCGTGCTGATCGGCGCCACCGAGATCGCGGCCTTCCTCACCGCGACCGAGACCTGA
- a CDS encoding FAD-dependent oxidoreductase yields MTLRVAIVGGGPAGIYAADILTKSETPVSIDLIERLPAPFGLVRYGVAPDHPRIKEIIKALQRVIAKPEVRFLGNVEFGVDVKLEDLREFYDAVIVATGAMADRDLGIPGEELSYGAADFVSWYDAHPDVPTTWPLDAPSVAVIGVGNVALDIARVLAKTGEEMLTTDIPPHVHAGLVAKTTTDVHVFARRGPAYAKFSPLELRELNHSPNVEVIVHPEGFDVDEHGMAHIAQHKSQKMVLNTLANWVGRDPEGKAHRIHLHFAEAPTEILGGPDGVTTLRTERTHSPNADGTVEGTGEITDWDVQAVYRAVGYRSSALPGLPFDERAAVIPNDGGRVLDLDGRPIAGTYVTGWIKRGPVGLIGHTKSDAAETVGHLLAETSPTATSRETADVDAYFAERGVLVATHDSWELLDRHEIALGEAEGRTRVKVGDRAEMLRVGTPAE; encoded by the coding sequence ATGACACTTCGCGTTGCGATCGTGGGTGGCGGCCCGGCCGGCATCTACGCGGCCGACATCCTCACCAAGTCCGAGACTCCGGTCTCGATCGACCTGATCGAGCGGCTCCCCGCGCCGTTCGGCCTGGTCCGCTACGGCGTCGCCCCGGACCACCCCCGGATCAAGGAGATCATCAAGGCGCTGCAGCGGGTGATCGCCAAGCCCGAAGTCCGGTTCCTCGGCAACGTCGAGTTCGGCGTGGACGTCAAGCTCGAGGACCTGCGCGAGTTCTACGACGCGGTGATCGTCGCCACCGGCGCGATGGCCGACCGCGACCTCGGCATCCCCGGCGAGGAGCTCTCCTACGGCGCCGCCGACTTCGTCTCCTGGTACGACGCCCACCCGGACGTGCCGACCACCTGGCCCCTCGACGCGCCCAGTGTCGCGGTGATCGGCGTCGGCAACGTCGCCCTGGACATCGCCCGAGTGCTCGCCAAGACCGGCGAGGAGATGCTCACCACCGACATCCCGCCGCACGTGCACGCCGGCCTGGTCGCCAAGACCACCACCGACGTCCACGTCTTCGCCCGCCGCGGCCCGGCCTACGCGAAGTTCTCCCCGCTGGAGCTGCGCGAGCTCAACCACTCCCCCAACGTCGAGGTGATCGTGCACCCCGAGGGCTTCGACGTGGACGAGCACGGGATGGCACACATCGCCCAGCACAAGTCCCAGAAGATGGTGCTGAACACGCTGGCCAACTGGGTGGGCCGGGACCCGGAGGGCAAGGCGCACCGGATCCACCTGCACTTCGCCGAGGCGCCGACCGAGATCCTCGGCGGCCCCGACGGCGTCACCACGCTGCGCACCGAGCGGACCCACTCCCCGAACGCCGACGGCACCGTCGAGGGCACCGGCGAGATCACCGACTGGGACGTGCAGGCCGTCTACCGTGCGGTCGGCTACCGCAGCAGCGCCCTTCCCGGCCTCCCGTTCGACGAGCGCGCCGCGGTGATCCCCAACGACGGCGGCCGGGTGCTCGACCTGGACGGACGGCCGATCGCCGGCACCTACGTGACCGGCTGGATCAAGCGCGGCCCGGTCGGCCTGATCGGACACACCAAGAGCGACGCGGCCGAGACCGTCGGCCACCTGCTCGCCGAGACCTCGCCGACCGCGACCTCGCGGGAGACCGCCGACGTCGACGCCTACTTCGCCGAGCGCGGGGTGCTGGTCGCCACGCACGACTCCTGGGAGCTGCTGGACCGTCACGAGATCGCGCTCGGCGAGGCGGAGGGCCGGACCCGGGTCAAGGTCGGCGACCGCGCCGAGATGCTGCGGGTCGGCACCCCGGCCGAGTGA